In one window of Caenimonas aquaedulcis DNA:
- a CDS encoding class II aldolase/adducin family protein yields MNPAPDSLLRYPEVRDSVSREEWEQRVNLAAAFRLCAKYKMTDLIYAHLSAKVPGKPGQYLINAYGLFCDEVTASNLVTVNFDDKIVHDPTGLGVNPSGYVVHGGLHKRRPDVQCVIHVHTMAGGAVSAQAHGLLNLTQHAMRFHDRVAYSDFAGTATNDDEAERLGRDLGGRKVMILRNHGLLTCGSQVREAFDLMYHLESACQMQVGALAGGNVIVCDPATAESVAAYFDKPNRVGPTKDWPAMLRMLDRADPSFRD; encoded by the coding sequence ATGAACCCAGCCCCCGATAGCCTTCTGCGCTATCCCGAAGTCAGGGACAGCGTCTCGCGCGAAGAGTGGGAACAGCGCGTCAACCTGGCCGCCGCGTTCCGCCTGTGCGCCAAGTACAAGATGACGGACCTGATCTACGCGCACCTGTCCGCGAAGGTTCCCGGCAAGCCCGGCCAGTACCTGATCAATGCATACGGCCTGTTCTGCGACGAAGTCACGGCGTCCAACCTGGTCACGGTGAACTTCGACGACAAGATCGTCCATGACCCCACCGGCCTGGGCGTCAACCCCTCCGGCTATGTCGTGCACGGCGGCCTGCACAAGCGCCGGCCCGACGTGCAGTGCGTGATTCACGTGCACACCATGGCGGGCGGCGCGGTGTCGGCGCAAGCCCATGGCCTGCTCAACCTCACGCAGCACGCCATGCGCTTCCACGATCGCGTGGCCTACAGCGATTTCGCCGGCACCGCGACGAACGACGACGAGGCCGAACGCCTGGGCCGTGACCTGGGCGGGCGCAAGGTGATGATCCTGCGCAACCATGGACTGCTCACCTGCGGCAGCCAAGTGCGTGAAGCCTTCGACTTGATGTACCACCTCGAGTCCGCGTGCCAGATGCAGGTCGGCGCGCTGGCCGGCGGCAACGTCATCGTGTGCGATCCAGCGACCGCGGAATCCGTGGCCGCGTATTTCGACAAGCCCAACCGCGTGGGGCCGACGAAGGACTGGCCGGCGATGCTGCGGATGCTCGACCGCGCGGACCCGAGCTTCCGCGATTGA
- a CDS encoding ABC transporter permease — protein MTTLASPRVDAPRRAVVGKRSRALYAAIFIVLMIASCAFIPFLLPWTDTQIDIVNRHLAPSFGVHPAGTDELGRDLLARLLVAGRISLSVGVAAMAMSVCIGVTLGLLAGFYSGWIGNAIMRMVDVALCFPNVFLMLTLSALLQPSVVTLIILIACTSWMEIARVVQAQVSSLREREFALAARSVGCKDAHLIFKVLLPNTMPTILVAATLNVAHAILAESYVSFLGYGVQPPTPSWGNMLNQAQGYLDSAPWMAILPGALITMTVLSFHFLGEGVLDLFDVRSRKR, from the coding sequence ATGACTACCCTGGCTTCACCTCGCGTGGATGCGCCCCGGCGCGCGGTCGTCGGCAAACGCTCGCGAGCCCTGTATGCGGCGATCTTCATCGTGCTGATGATCGCGAGCTGCGCGTTCATCCCGTTCCTGCTGCCGTGGACGGACACGCAGATCGACATCGTCAACCGCCACCTCGCGCCGTCCTTCGGGGTGCATCCCGCGGGCACCGACGAACTGGGCCGCGACCTGCTGGCCCGGCTGCTGGTGGCAGGCCGGATCTCCCTGTCGGTCGGCGTGGCCGCGATGGCGATGAGCGTGTGCATCGGCGTGACGCTGGGCCTGCTCGCGGGCTTCTACAGCGGCTGGATCGGCAACGCCATCATGCGCATGGTCGACGTCGCCCTGTGCTTCCCCAATGTGTTTTTGATGCTCACGCTGTCGGCGCTGCTGCAACCCAGCGTCGTGACGCTGATCATCCTGATCGCGTGCACCTCCTGGATGGAGATCGCGCGCGTCGTGCAGGCGCAGGTGTCATCGCTGCGCGAGCGGGAGTTCGCGCTGGCCGCGCGCTCCGTCGGCTGCAAGGACGCGCACTTGATCTTCAAGGTCCTGCTGCCCAACACCATGCCGACCATCCTGGTCGCGGCGACGCTCAACGTGGCGCACGCGATCCTGGCGGAGAGCTACGTGAGCTTCCTGGGCTACGGCGTGCAGCCGCCCACGCCCAGCTGGGGGAACATGCTCAACCAGGCGCAAGGCTACCTGGACTCCGCGCCGTGGATGGCCATCCTGCCGGGCGCGCTGATCACGATGACGGTCCTCAGCTTCCACTTCCTCGGCGAAGGCGTGCTGGATCTCTTCGACGTCCGGTCGCGCAAGCGCTGA
- a CDS encoding ABC transporter permease, whose amino-acid sequence MSSFLARRIAVALLLLLGVSVIGFSILNLAPGGPLSMLAATGDLSQEDLKRLGTQMGLDDPLPVQYLRWLGHLLEGDWGRSYRDHLPVLEIIASRLGATFLLMLTSTGIAVVLGTWIGVMSGVRRGGRFDTATSVLFVTLVSIPTFWLGLVAIYLFSVKLGWLPPGNRETPGDGSFVDLLSHLLMPALVLAMVHVAVWSRYMRASVIDAFSQDYIRTARAKGLSQAQVLWRHVLPNSLLPMISIAGMHIPAQLGGALVTETVFTWPGMGRLFMDSLNYRDYPVVLGVLMLTAVLTLLGSLLADLGYAIADPRVRPN is encoded by the coding sequence ATGAGCTCGTTTCTCGCACGGCGAATCGCCGTCGCCCTCCTGCTCCTTCTCGGCGTCTCGGTGATCGGCTTCTCGATCCTGAACCTGGCGCCGGGCGGCCCGCTGTCGATGCTCGCGGCCACCGGCGACCTGTCGCAGGAGGATCTCAAGCGGCTCGGCACGCAGATGGGCCTGGACGATCCGCTGCCCGTGCAATACCTGCGTTGGCTCGGCCACCTGCTAGAAGGCGACTGGGGCCGCTCCTACCGTGACCATTTGCCGGTACTGGAGATCATCGCGTCCCGGCTGGGCGCCACCTTCCTGCTCATGCTCACCTCGACCGGCATCGCCGTCGTGCTGGGGACCTGGATCGGCGTGATGAGCGGCGTGCGGCGCGGCGGCAGATTCGACACCGCGACCTCCGTGCTCTTCGTGACGCTGGTGTCCATTCCCACCTTCTGGCTGGGCCTGGTCGCCATCTACCTGTTCTCCGTCAAGCTGGGGTGGCTGCCGCCGGGCAACCGCGAGACGCCGGGGGATGGGTCCTTCGTCGACCTGCTGTCGCACCTTCTCATGCCGGCGCTGGTGCTCGCCATGGTGCACGTGGCGGTCTGGAGCCGCTACATGCGCGCCTCGGTGATCGACGCGTTCTCGCAGGACTACATCCGCACGGCGCGGGCCAAGGGCCTGTCGCAGGCGCAGGTCCTCTGGCGCCACGTGCTGCCCAACTCGCTGCTTCCCATGATCTCGATCGCGGGCATGCACATCCCCGCGCAGCTCGGCGGCGCCCTCGTCACCGAAACCGTGTTCACCTGGCCCGGCATGGGGCGGCTCTTCATGGACTCGCTGAACTACCGCGACTACCCCGTCGTCCTCGGCGTGCTGATGCTGACCGCGGTGCTCACGCTCCTGGGCAGCCTGCTCGCCGACCTCGGCTACGCGATCGCCGATCCCCGTGTGCGTCCCAACTAA
- a CDS encoding Zn-ribbon domain-containing OB-fold protein, producing the protein MEFPKPTEDAVNREMLQAWHAHGELLLQHCTQCAAVTYYPRRICPSCWSSRMENRPSAGEGTVISFSVVHRGVDEAFRQLGTTVTLASVRTDDGPQLITLIVGDDRDQVAIGGRVRLARDADRERYPLPVYSLAPSGKDAS; encoded by the coding sequence ATGGAGTTTCCGAAGCCCACCGAAGACGCCGTCAACCGCGAGATGCTGCAGGCCTGGCACGCGCACGGCGAGTTGCTGCTGCAGCACTGCACGCAGTGCGCGGCCGTCACCTACTATCCGCGCAGGATCTGCCCTTCCTGCTGGTCCAGCCGGATGGAGAACCGGCCTTCGGCGGGCGAGGGCACGGTCATCAGTTTTTCCGTCGTGCATCGCGGCGTCGACGAAGCGTTCCGGCAGCTCGGCACCACTGTCACGCTGGCGTCCGTGCGGACCGACGACGGCCCGCAACTGATCACGCTGATCGTCGGCGACGACCGTGACCAGGTGGCGATCGGCGGTAGGGTCAGGCTCGCACGCGACGCGGACCGGGAGCGCTATCCCTTGCCCGTCTACTCGCTCGCCCCTTCCGGAAAGGACGCATCATGA
- a CDS encoding thiolase family protein has translation MKSDDVGIIGYGSSAYEKNGSQPTFAYLADAAAACLASAGIAKSEIDGIALSSFHAPPDNAATLGEYLGLELNWAHFFSAASAGPVISVMEAVRAVESGVANCVLCLGGDSRTMDDFRHLISRFNQAVANYAAPLNFGGMNGFFSMIQRRHMHEFGTKREQLGRIAVAQRYNALRNPQSLFRKELTLDDYLNARMIADPLRLYDCPMPASGADAILVAPLDRARPGKGVRILSGFQKHNHLPGEITPLSGGWAAFRERLFSEAGVSHDELDLVQLYDDYPIMVSIQMEDLGFCGKGEVGAFLDRHTLTFDGSFPLNTGGGQLSCAATAGGGGLIGVLETVCQLCGEAGERQVEDARTGLVSGFGMVSYGHGLSASALILQKAGK, from the coding sequence ATGAAATCGGACGACGTCGGCATCATCGGGTATGGCAGCTCCGCCTATGAGAAGAATGGCAGCCAGCCCACTTTCGCCTACCTGGCGGACGCCGCGGCGGCGTGCCTGGCCAGCGCGGGCATCGCGAAGTCGGAGATCGACGGCATCGCGCTCAGCTCGTTCCACGCGCCGCCCGACAACGCCGCCACGCTCGGCGAGTACCTCGGGCTGGAGCTGAACTGGGCGCACTTCTTTTCGGCCGCCAGTGCGGGCCCGGTGATCTCGGTGATGGAGGCGGTGCGTGCCGTGGAGTCGGGCGTCGCCAACTGCGTGCTGTGCCTGGGCGGCGACAGCCGGACGATGGACGACTTCCGCCACCTCATCTCGCGCTTCAACCAGGCGGTGGCCAATTACGCGGCGCCGCTGAACTTCGGCGGCATGAACGGATTCTTCTCAATGATCCAGCGCCGCCACATGCACGAGTTCGGCACGAAGCGCGAGCAGCTCGGGCGCATCGCCGTGGCCCAGCGCTACAACGCGCTGCGCAATCCCCAGTCCCTGTTCAGGAAGGAACTGACGCTGGACGATTACCTCAACGCGCGGATGATCGCGGATCCGCTTCGCCTGTACGACTGCCCGATGCCCGCGTCCGGCGCGGACGCCATCCTGGTGGCGCCGCTGGATCGCGCGCGGCCCGGCAAGGGCGTGCGCATCCTCTCGGGCTTCCAGAAGCACAACCACCTGCCCGGCGAGATCACGCCGCTCAGCGGGGGCTGGGCGGCGTTTCGCGAGCGCCTCTTCAGCGAAGCGGGTGTATCCCACGACGAGCTGGACCTGGTGCAGCTCTATGACGACTATCCCATCATGGTGTCCATCCAGATGGAAGACCTCGGCTTTTGCGGCAAGGGCGAAGTCGGTGCATTCCTGGATCGCCACACCCTCACGTTCGACGGCAGCTTTCCGCTCAACACCGGCGGCGGCCAGCTCTCCTGCGCGGCGACGGCGGGCGGTGGCGGATTGATCGGCGTGCTGGAGACGGTGTGCCAGCTGTGCGGCGAAGCCGGCGAGCGGCAGGTCGAGGATGCCCGCACCGGCCTCGTCAGCGGATTCGGCATGGTGTCTTACGGGCACGGCCTGTCGGCCAGTGCATTGATTCTTCAGAAAGCGGGGAAGTGA